From one Dermacentor variabilis isolate Ectoservices chromosome 3, ASM5094787v1, whole genome shotgun sequence genomic stretch:
- the LOC142573881 gene encoding uncharacterized protein LOC142573881, which translates to MIRVKDYVLDVSSSCPRIVVGVDIRKAFDSLPHASIMQAIQQMGIKGNMHNFIAAFLQDRTFQVQVGSDLSSYHHNGVGVPQGAVISPTLFNIVLAPLPVKLETITSVEHAIYADDVTLWTTRGSLGEQEEALQTALNTIESFTREIGLTLAPEKTEFLVIHGGKRSKPKDEEKASVHLSIGQTPILRKRVIRILGMFLDEQCISITWYNQTVKVTKQVTQILRRVSKRTKGVKEKEMRHFVQAFLHSRILYGAPFHPITRTQLHSLERLNNEARRVMTGLPKYTPPPALKSCSALGDIADLISMHEHTHVTCLKSTNAGRATLVKIGHDISNLPALPRISPPWEHVPIADPKPLPKNMGQDQLARRQAHAKRHKKYTQQLREWGNDNSGRCHIVYVDASIGGPEEEPMFTTAWTNMEATERGSKLHLTRHVVQSSTAELYAILDFAKHAEHTANKFPRDAKHHYKVFTDSQNAFRACQDTRTTTAVVQQLRLHVRRLRAQGHDFQLHWIPGHTGIPGNERAHRLARATLLSALSQPPEQLLNNVPEDTEIDSQWYDPMEAIAEAKRHRRSYLFTTSNPMDIPPLPSQAVTRRQ; encoded by the coding sequence ATGATCCGCGTAAAAGACTACGTGCTCGATGTCTCGTCCTCGTGTCCTCGCATAGTTGTTGGGGTGGACATCAGGAAAGCTTTCGATAGCCTTCCCCACGCCTCTATCATGCAGGCGATACAACAAATGGGCATCAAAGGCAACATGCACAACTTTATTGCTGCGTTCCTGCAAGACAGAACGTTTCAAGTTCAAGTAGGCAGCGACCTCAGCTCCTATCATCATAACGGGGTTGGAGTCCCACAAGGAGCCGTAATCTCTCCAACATTATTCAACATCGTCTTAGCACCTCTTCCTGTAAAACTAGAGACAATCACAAGCGTCGAGCAcgctatctacgcagatgatgtgACGCTGTGGACAACGCGAGGTTCCCTAGGAGAACAAGAGGAGGCCCTGCAGACGGCGTTGAATACCATCGAGAGCTTCACGAGGGAGATAGGGCTTACACTAGCGCCGGAGAAGACCGAGTTTCTCGTTATCCATGGTGGGAAAAGGTCAAAGCCAAAGGACGAGGAGAAAGCCAGCGTCCACCTCTCTATCGGACAGACACCCATTCTAAGGAAGCGGGTCATCCGCATACTCGGAATGTTTTTAGACGAGCAGTGTATATCTATAACGTGGTACAATCAAACAGTAAAGGTCACCAAGCAGGTCACTCAAATCCTCCGCAGGGTTTCCAAGCGTACAAAGggagttaaagaaaaagaaatgagacacTTTGTGCAGGCTTTCCTGCATTCTCGCATCCTGTATGGCGCCCCTTTTCACCCCATCACTCGAACACAGCTACATTCTTTGGAACGCCTCAACAACGAGGCAAGGAGAGTAATGACAGGATTGCCAAAGTACACGCCACCCCCAGCACTCAAGAGCTGCAGCGCTTTGGGTGACATTGCTGATCTTATTTCAATGCACGAGCATACTCATGTGACATGCCTCAAGTCCACAAACGCAGGAAGGGCCACATTGGTTAAAATTGGGCATGACATCTCTAACCTTCCGGCGCTTCCACGGATATCTCCCCCTTGGGAGCACGTACCAATTGCGGATCCCAAGCCACTGCCGAAGAACATGGGACAAGATCAATTGGCAAGAAGACAGGCCCACGCCAAACGCCATAAGAAATATACGCAACAACTACGTGAGTGGGGCAACGACAACTCTGGCAGGTGCCATATAGTCTATGTAGATGCTTCTATCGGAGGACCAGAGGAGGAGCCAATGTTCACTACGGCGTGGACAAATATGGAAGCAACCGAACGGGGCAGTAAACTCCACCTCACAAGACATGTCGTTCAGAGCTCTACGGCAGAACTGTATGCCATCCTAGATTTTGCCAAGCATGCTGAACACACTGCCAACAAATTTCCAAGAGATGCTAAGCACCACTACAAAGTGTTTACGGACTCTCAAAATGCCTTTAGAGCTTGCCAGGACACTCGCACAACCACTGCTGTGGTCCAACAACTCCGCCTCCACGTGCGTCGTCTGCGTGCCCAAGGTCATGATTTTCAGTTACACTGGATCCCGGGGCACACGGGTATACCAGGAAATGAACGGGCCCATCGACTAGCGCGCGCCACGCTACTATCCGCGCTGTCGCAACCGCCCGAACAATTACTGAACAACGTACCTGAAGACACGGAAATAGACAGTCAGTGGTACGATCCCATGGAAGCAATAGCCGAAGCCAAGCGCCACCGACGCAGCTATCTCTTCACTACGTCCAATCCCATGGACATTCCTCCCCTTCCCTCCCAGGCTGTTACTCGTCGGCAGTAG